CAGTCTTAAAGGGACATCCTACACTGAACCTTTTCCCTTCTCGACCGGGGAGAAGACTACAACGGCACCTGTTTCATCTGTTAAAAATCCTTAAAGCTAAGCCCGTGAACTTCTCAGCAATCAGAACATGAACTACGGAACACAAGCGGAAACCAGGGGGAAGtccatttaaaaatgagaagagTTGACACCTTACTAGAAAGGATTACTAGTGGATAAACTCCACTAAACCGCATGTTAATCGGGATCTGAAAACAAATGAGCGTGCTTTTCCAGGTGAGGGGCCATACCTCAAACACGCCATCGAAGTTCTTGACCTTCAGGTGCGGCGGGAGCCTGAACTGGTTCCTGATGTCATTCCTCCGTTTGCCGGTGTAGGGCACGTCCACGGTGAGCACCAGCGCCTTGTAGCCCAGCGCCTCCACGCGGTGCACGATCTGCTCGGAGACCTTGCGGTTCCGGTACACGTACAGCTGAAACCAGCGGTACCCGTTAGGAGCGGCCGCCACGATCTCCTCCACGGAGCAGGTGGAGTACGTGCTGGTGATGTAGCAGGTGTTCACGGCTTCGGTGGCTGTCAAATGACGGGTGTGCAACGACACTGGCTTTAGATGGCTcgccttttccttttttattttcatttttattttgttttatgatttaaaaaaaacgcgATTATCACACAACCATTTACGATGCTAAAAAAAAGGCAACACTGTTTTCCTCCTTTCGCCAGCGGAATTGCTTAATCTGTTTATGAGGGCTGTAAGAGTTGCGTTGCGTTTTCCAATGGAATGGGAATTTATTCACAAATGAATTGCAATTATTAGGTTTAATCTGGAAGACTTTCCTTTTCTTCGACACTAAAATCtgacactttttctgtttgctcAGTGTAACGACTGATCTGACTTCAAGAGCTGTCAAAGATTTAGGTCTGAATAATGTCCTATTTGTAACTAACTGTAGATGTAGAAAACTGTAACTGTAGAAAACGCTCTTCCAGTGGGAACAGAAGGAGCAATTAAAAGATCGCAGCCCAATAATAAATTATATCTCCTCACTTCTGGTGACTATCGAAAGGATTGGACTGAATCAAAACTGGCTTCTGAGCTGGAGTCAGTGTTGGTGTCTAACGTGATGTTCGAAAGCAGAACCCACACTTACTGTGTACAAGGATTACATCTTGAAGTCTATCTTTGAAAAGGGTGTAAAAATGGAAAGCATGAACCAAGCAATAAGCAAATACAGTTCTTGTGTTATGGTCTCTCTGTCGTGTTCCTTGAGCGATTTGAAGCTGGAAACAGAGCGTCATCTACTGGTTCGCTTTGTGAATGGCCCTTTGAAACTGCAACTCAGAAACTCGTGTCTGAGTGTGGCGGGGTCTTTGGCTGTGAAAACACActccacatgtacagtatgtctttctaAAGCTCAGCCTCTGGTCTCGGGGCGGCTGCTCCTTACTCATTCCTCACAGACACCATTGCTTCTGCCCGCAGGTTTAAGTTTTGCGTTTCCACCGGGCCTGTCGAGCCGGATCTGTGGGTGTACGTGTAGGGTACCCCTTCTCTCGGCATTCGCATCCATTCTGAAGCAGGACAGGGAAAAGCCGGTAAAAGCCAGGAAAAGCTTGCGCGCCTACCTCTTGCGGTGCTCATCTCGCCATCCGGCCAGGCCAAGCAGTGGAAGGCAGTAGGCGCGATGCCGACAGGAAAACTTATCTCCGTGCCCAGAACGGTCGTCCTGGTGTCACTGACCGACACGTCCCGCAACATGCGCGGCCGCAGGCGTATTCTGagggaaagaaaagagaccGAGCTCCCACCAGCATGGCAATACATCGAGGGAGTCGTGTTTCACACACGCTGCAGGCACTGTGTTAAAGCCTGAAACGTCCCTCCTGCAAATCAAAGCTCACTCCTGCTTCCTTCCTGCACGTCAGGCTATCCAAGACCATCTCACTGCAGCCCAGCATTTGTACTAATTCATTGTATGTATTCAGCAATGTTCATCCCAGAGGATCTGAAAGCTCCCCTGTCGGGATAAAGCCAGGATAACGCTTCATTATCCACCACTGCAGAGCAGCCAACAACCCCTCCGTGTAGACAACCCATTTTTGTGTGCTCCTCCTGCATCTTTATTGACACACATTTACTGCACTCATTTAAATTGAAGGGGTTACAAAATATTCTATCTGTACTTCAGGACACATTATATCTCGAAAGATCTCTTAAAGCAAGTCACTTGGCACTGCATGATGTTATAATGGTGTAGTTCATCCCTAAAGGAATACTGAAGTTTTGTTCTCCTGCTGCCTCGTTTCTTAACCACAGAAGCGTTACTGCTGAAGCGACGTCTCCCTTCATCCCACCCTCACAGCTCTGTGCTGAGAAGGGACGCCTCTCCGGTGCCCAACTGGCCTCTTCACACAAGCCGTGAGGAGAGCATGTAGTCGCTTTGCTTTTTTTGCTTGccatttgccagcagccatatcaccctgcagctcacagctcacagctcccagctggcagcccactgaagctcagcagtgtgagcctggtcagtacctggatgggagactcctgggaaagctaaggctgctgctggaaggggtgttagtagggccagtagggggcgcttgccctgtggtctatgtgggtcctaatgccccagtatagtgagggggacactatactataaacactatacgctgtccttcagatgagacattaaaccgaggtcctgactctctgatgtcattaaaaatcccagggtgtttctcgaaaagagtaggggtgtgaccccggcctcctggccaaatttcccgttggcccttaccaatcatggcctcctaataacccccatctctgaactggcttcatcactctgctcccctccccactgagagttaGCTGCTGCTAACTGACCCACAGCTGGTCGAGCCCGGCCACGATACCTTTTGTAAGCCAGGAGGTTGTCATCCCTGGTGCAGCACTCGTCAGCTCCAGCTGCGTAGTAGTCCCAGGTGGCCTTGGGCAGGTGCTCTTTGGCGTATTCCTCGAAGTCGGTCAGACAGACCATAGGCATCTTAGTGCA
This portion of the Lepisosteus oculatus isolate fLepOcu1 chromosome 15, fLepOcu1.hap2, whole genome shotgun sequence genome encodes:
- the hao2 gene encoding 2-Hydroxyacid oxidase 2 isoform X3, whose amino-acid sequence is MPMVCLTDFEEYAKEHLPKATWDYYAAGADECCTRDDNLLAYKRIRLRPRMLRDVSVSDTRTTVLGTEISFPVGIAPTAFHCLAWPDGEMSTARATEAVNTCYITSTYSTCSVEEIVAAAPNGYRWFQLYVYRNRKVSEQIVHRVEALGYKALVLTVDVPYTGKRRNDIRNQFRLPPHLKVKNFDGVFEQENSGLEEYGVPPNTLDPSISWKDIYWLQSLTRLPIIIKGILTKEDAELAVEHGVQGIIVSNHGGRQLDGGPATIDALLEIVDTVQGRIEVYLDGGIRTGSDVLKALALGAKCVFIGRPAIWGLAYKGEEGLREVLQILNDEFRLSMALAGCRNVSEINRNLIQFSKL
- the hao2 gene encoding 2-Hydroxyacid oxidase 2 isoform X2, whose amino-acid sequence is MNTLNTLSLGCNRHSCHCTKMPMVCLTDFEEYAKEHLPKATWDYYAAGADECCTRDDNLLAYKRIRLRPRMLRDVSVSDTRTTVLGTEISFPVGIAPTAFHCLAWPDGEMSTARATEAVNTCYITSTYSTCSVEEIVAAAPNGYRWFQLYVYRNRKVSEQIVHRVEALGYKALVLTVDVPYTGKRRNDIRNQFRLPPHLKVKNFDGVFEENSGLEEYGVPPNTLDPSISWKDIYWLQSLTRLPIIIKGILTKEDAELAVEHGVQGIIVSNHGGRQLDGGPATIDALLEIVDTVQGRIEVYLDGGIRTGSDVLKALALGAKCVFIGRPAIWGLAYKGEEGLREVLQILNDEFRLSMALAGCRNVSEINRNLIQFSKL
- the hao2 gene encoding 2-Hydroxyacid oxidase 2 isoform X1, which translates into the protein MNTLNTLSLGCNRHSCHCTKMPMVCLTDFEEYAKEHLPKATWDYYAAGADECCTRDDNLLAYKRIRLRPRMLRDVSVSDTRTTVLGTEISFPVGIAPTAFHCLAWPDGEMSTARATEAVNTCYITSTYSTCSVEEIVAAAPNGYRWFQLYVYRNRKVSEQIVHRVEALGYKALVLTVDVPYTGKRRNDIRNQFRLPPHLKVKNFDGVFEQENSGLEEYGVPPNTLDPSISWKDIYWLQSLTRLPIIIKGILTKEDAELAVEHGVQGIIVSNHGGRQLDGGPATIDALLEIVDTVQGRIEVYLDGGIRTGSDVLKALALGAKCVFIGRPAIWGLAYKGEEGLREVLQILNDEFRLSMALAGCRNVSEINRNLIQFSKL